Within the Salinibacterium sp. TMP30 genome, the region GCGGGTTCGTCAACGGCACCGAGTTGGTCGACGGTGTAGCCCCAGGGGAACACGTTGTAGGCGGGGCGGTAGCTGTCGAGCGAAAGGCGGGGGTGTTCGAAAAGTTGGGTGGCAGAGAATTCTCGCCAGCCGATTTCGCTCAAGAATTTGGCGATATTTTTGCGGGCCACTGTAGGTACGCTTGTCGCGCCCGAGCCGCGCAGCCGATGCCAGATGTGGGTGGGGCTGATCTCGCCAAAACGTAGGTGGGGGCTGAGGCCGCTCGTGGCGTCAACGGCGGGTTCGTCGCGGCGGTGGTAGTCGGCAAGGCGTTCCGCTACGAAACTCTCGAGGCGGTCAAGGGCCCCGGCCTCGCCGGGCGTCCAAGTCTCGCGCAAACCAGCAGCCCAGTCGGGGTGGGTCGGCAGCAGATTCCAGTCAGCGAGGTTGTCGCTGGGTATCGCGCTGGGGTTGTTGCTTGATTCATCGCGGTCGGAGGAGGTCTCTGCCCAGCTCAGTTCGCCGGATTCTGGTGGCGGCAGCAGCTCACGCACGGGGCGCTCTTGCGCAGCCCGCCAGTACGGAGTGAACACCCGATACGGTTCGCCCTGCCCGTTGCGAATCTGCCACGGCTCATTCAGCAGATTGCCCTGATGGCTTTCGACGGTGAGGCCCTGCTCGCGCAGGCTCGACTTGAGGCCGGCATCGATGTCGCGGGCTGCCGTGTAGCGGCGATTCCAGTGAACGGACGCAGCGTCGAGCTCATCGACCAGCGTGGGCAGCACGTGCGCGGCCGGCCCGCTGCGCAGGGTCAGTTGGCCGCCCAGTTTCTGCAGGGCAGCATCCAGAGCGGTGAGGCTGTGGTGCAGCCACCACTTGCTTGCCGAACCCAGCGGACGGATGCCGTCGCTGATTTCGTCATGAATGTAGACAACAACGAGTGGCCGGTTTTCGCTCGCGGCGGCGGTTAAAGCGGGGTTGTCGGCTAGTCGCAGGTCGTTGCGCAACCACACGACGGAGGGCCGGTTCTCACTTCTACTCACGGCACTATTCTACGTTTGGTGAGCGACTCTAGCTGGGGCGTTTGGCTGGGGTGTGACGCGTAGACTCACGCAGAACACTCAGTGTCGTGGAGTATCTCGACACGAGACAGAGGGGACTTGGCCATGAGGGAGTTTGGTTTTCGGCTGGAGCCGGTCGATTTCACCGATGTGATTGACCGGGTGCAGAACATCTTCGCTTCACTTTTTCTTGCCCTCCCTAATGTCATTCTCGGAATTGCCGCGTTCCTCCTTTTCTGGGCAATCTCATGGCTTGTGGCGAAGCTTGTCGGGTTAGCTGTTCGGCGTGCGGGGCGACCCCGTGGGCTCCAGGTGGTGCTGAGCCGTCTTGTCGGGTGGGGGATTCTCGGGTTCGGGTTGCTGGTGGCGCTCACCATCATCTTTCCCACCATTACGCCGGCATCGCTGTTTGGCACGTTGGGTGTGGGCGGCATTGTGATTGGGTTCGCCTTCCGTGACATTTTTCAGAATTTGCTCTCCGGAATCCTGATTCTGTTTACTCGCCCATTTCGGATCGGGGATCAGATTGTGTCGAACGATCACGAGGGCGAGGTCGTCGATATTTTGGTGCGCGCCACGCTGGTGCGCACCTACGACAACCGTCAGGTGGTCATCCCGAACAGCGAGCTTTACACCAAACGTGTGGTCGTGAATACGGCGTACACCACTCGGCGGCTCAGTGTTGAGGTCGGGATCGGGTATGACGACAGCATTGCTGAGGCCCGCATCGTGATCCTTAAGGCAATTGCTGCTTTGCCGGGCATCGTCACCGAGCCGGCGCCTACCGTCTTGGTGAGTTCGCTGGGTGA harbors:
- a CDS encoding deoxyribodipyrimidine photo-lyase, with product MSRSENRPSVVWLRNDLRLADNPALTAAASENRPLVVVYIHDEISDGIRPLGSASKWWLHHSLTALDAALQKLGGQLTLRSGPAAHVLPTLVDELDAASVHWNRRYTAARDIDAGLKSSLREQGLTVESHQGNLLNEPWQIRNGQGEPYRVFTPYWRAAQERPVRELLPPPESGELSWAETSSDRDESSNNPSAIPSDNLADWNLLPTHPDWAAGLRETWTPGEAGALDRLESFVAERLADYHRRDEPAVDATSGLSPHLRFGEISPTHIWHRLRGSGATSVPTVARKNIAKFLSEIGWREFSATQLFEHPRLSLDSYRPAYNVFPWGYTVDQLGAVDEPAGVAEVEAWRRGRTGIPLVDAGMRELWHTGTMHNRVRMVVASFLIKNLLIDWRAGEQWFWDTLVDADDASNPANWQWVAGSGADAAPYFRVFNPVLQQKKFDPTGEYVARWVPELGTADYPDPIVDLAETRREALEAYAAVKAAAASRY
- a CDS encoding mechanosensitive ion channel domain-containing protein, whose protein sequence is MREFGFRLEPVDFTDVIDRVQNIFASLFLALPNVILGIAAFLLFWAISWLVAKLVGLAVRRAGRPRGLQVVLSRLVGWGILGFGLLVALTIIFPTITPASLFGTLGVGGIVIGFAFRDIFQNLLSGILILFTRPFRIGDQIVSNDHEGEVVDILVRATLVRTYDNRQVVIPNSELYTKRVVVNTAYTTRRLSVEVGIGYDDSIAEARIVILKAIAALPGIVTEPAPTVLVSSLGDFSVILEVRFWISPPDRREAVEAQDQVLEAIKRSLTAAGIEMPFPTQHIKFDSEPVRTESDG